The following are encoded in a window of Salmo trutta chromosome 9, fSalTru1.1, whole genome shotgun sequence genomic DNA:
- the pop5 gene encoding ribonuclease P/MRP protein subunit POP5 yields the protein MVRLKSRYLLCEVCVSDRSNLLLLDDRAIYTATKAAVARAHGDYGAALSSLGFSVKYLNAHTGIVFLRCRKSHYRLIWSALPFITSLENRGQRVPCFLNCLHVGGTIRTCQKYLVRYNTQQLHRMLPLCQSEAERSEIRKSLLSCTLKKEADDDDDEEEDD from the exons ATGGTGCGACTGAAATCCAG ATATTTGCTGTGTGAAGTTTGCGTATCAGATCGAAGCAATCTGTTACTGCTAGATGACCGAGCCATCTACACTGCCACAAAAGCAGCAGTAGCTCGAGCGCACGGTGACTATGGCGCTGCACTGTCCAGCCTCGGATTCTCAG tgaaatatcTCAATGCCCACACTGGAATTGTGTTCCTGCGCTGTCGGAAGAGCCACTACAGACTCATCTGGTCTGCATTGCCATTCATCACCAGTCTGGAGAACCGAGGGCAAAGAGTGCCATGTTTTCTGAACTGTTTGCATGTGGGAG GAACGATCCGGACATGTCAGAAATATTTGGTCCGATACAATACTCAGCAGCTCCACCGGATGCTCCCCCTCTGTCAGAGTGAAG CAGAGAGATCAGAGATCCGCAAGTCATTACTGAGCTGCACCCTGAAGAAAGaggcagatgatgatgatgatgaagaggaggatgactgA
- the si:ch211-170d8.2 gene encoding uncharacterized protein si:ch211-170d8.2 isoform X1 encodes MAFTALFWIALMCLSMTTHLIGVQCRAVKELLSMSSTFQDGHKTLHTDILRRWRRESEATQRQHCALLAVPWMETNALPMDLAQLHRLRVLSTPQGGLRRAVYPEQPLFRFVRRVYRCCQLRFHCRGVKGIQGRISGDTDMEFLLSQDVLSVTVMRAEIHLRVLNPQHLNIEPVLSYMAKRKLPTRYSLLSKENVLELQVDLLFLFQGLQEAAGGAIGGPSLVGMRKVGELSSGGPRERPGAPCSLQDTNVDLWGEGVGPPLTNVELGLALNCDRGGVEVSCEHNGVHLLHSPFIALSYR; translated from the exons ATGGCATTTACAGCCTTATTTTGGATTGCCTTAATGTGTCTATCTATGACTACTCATTTAATTGGAGTACAGTGTCGCGCGGTTAAGGAGTTACTGTCAATGTCATCCACTTTTCAGGATGGACACAAGACTTTACACACAGATATCTTGAGACGGTGGCGACGGGAGAGCGAGGCGACACAGCGGCAACATTGCGCACTGTTGGCAGTGCCTTGGATGGAAACCAACGCGCTCCCGATGGATTTGGCACAGCTACATCGTCTTCGGGTGCTTTCAACGCCTCAAGGAGGTTTACGGCGTGCAGTATATCCAGAGCAACCGCTATTCCGTTTTGTCAGACGGGTCTATCGTTGCTGTCAGTTACGTTTCCATTGCAGAGGCGTCAAGGGAATTCAGGGTCGTATCAGTGGAG ATACAGACATGGAGTTCCTTCTCAGTCAGGATGTTCTGTCAGTGACAGTAATGAGAGCTGAGATTCATCTCCGTGTGCTGAATCCTCAACACCTGAACATTGAGCCTGTCCTTTCCTACATGGCAAAACGCAAGCTTCCCACACG ATACAGTTTGCTGTCAAAGGAGAATGTTCTGGAGCTTCAAGTTGATCTGCTGTTCCTATTCCAAGGTCTTCAGGAGGCAGCTGGTGGTGCCATAGGGGGGCCAAGCCTAGTTGGCATGCGGAAAGTGGGGGAGCTTTCAAGTGGAGGCCCACGAGAAAGGCCAGGAGCTCCATGTTCTCTGCAGGATACCAATGTTGATctgtggggggagggggtgggcCCCCCGCTGACCAATGTGGAGTTAGGCCTTGCCCTGAACTGTGACAGGGGGGGAGTGGAGGTATCTTGTGAGCACAATGGAGTCCACCTATTACACTCTCCATTCATTGCTCTCTCCTACAGATAA
- the si:ch211-170d8.2 gene encoding uncharacterized protein si:ch211-170d8.2 isoform X2, protein MTKYTDMEFLLSQDVLSVTVMRAEIHLRVLNPQHLNIEPVLSYMAKRKLPTRYSLLSKENVLELQVDLLFLFQGLQEAAGGAIGGPSLVGMRKVGELSSGGPRERPGAPCSLQDTNVDLWGEGVGPPLTNVELGLALNCDRGGVEVSCEHNGVHLLHSPFIALSYR, encoded by the exons ATGACTAAAT ATACAGACATGGAGTTCCTTCTCAGTCAGGATGTTCTGTCAGTGACAGTAATGAGAGCTGAGATTCATCTCCGTGTGCTGAATCCTCAACACCTGAACATTGAGCCTGTCCTTTCCTACATGGCAAAACGCAAGCTTCCCACACG ATACAGTTTGCTGTCAAAGGAGAATGTTCTGGAGCTTCAAGTTGATCTGCTGTTCCTATTCCAAGGTCTTCAGGAGGCAGCTGGTGGTGCCATAGGGGGGCCAAGCCTAGTTGGCATGCGGAAAGTGGGGGAGCTTTCAAGTGGAGGCCCACGAGAAAGGCCAGGAGCTCCATGTTCTCTGCAGGATACCAATGTTGATctgtggggggagggggtgggcCCCCCGCTGACCAATGTGGAGTTAGGCCTTGCCCTGAACTGTGACAGGGGGGGAGTGGAGGTATCTTGTGAGCACAATGGAGTCCACCTATTACACTCTCCATTCATTGCTCTCTCCTACAGATAA